One window from the genome of Patescibacteria group bacterium encodes:
- the galE gene encoding UDP-glucose 4-epimerase GalE has product MILVTGGAGYIGSHTVKALLKEGREVVVFDNLEQGPEDFIRDATLIVGDIRNSNDLKKLDNYQIDACLHFAAYASVGESVKDPSKYFKNNVVGSFNLIDYLNNRGVKKFVLSSTSEVYGEAQYLPIDESHQLNPTNPYGLSKLMVENQLSWFNKAYDFKYTALRYFNAAGASIDGSLGESHNPEYHLIPNAILGALGKKDFEFTFSKVTTPDGSPIRDFVHVEDLATAHILALRYLEGGGESDCFNLGTGKGYSVLEVASEVEKVTGVKLPQKFGTARSGEPAEKYASYQKAQKILGWNPKYGLADIIQSAYKWHKKLINLNTTDDQSA; this is encoded by the coding sequence ATGATCTTAGTTACCGGTGGGGCGGGGTATATTGGTTCGCATACAGTCAAAGCGCTCTTAAAAGAGGGTAGAGAAGTAGTGGTTTTTGATAATCTAGAGCAAGGTCCCGAAGATTTTATCAGAGATGCGACTCTTATCGTTGGTGATATTAGGAATTCTAACGATCTCAAAAAGCTTGATAATTATCAAATTGACGCTTGTTTGCATTTTGCGGCTTATGCATCAGTTGGCGAATCCGTAAAAGATCCCTCAAAATATTTTAAGAACAATGTCGTAGGTTCCTTTAATCTTATTGATTATCTAAATAATAGGGGAGTCAAGAAGTTCGTTTTGTCCTCCACTTCCGAAGTGTATGGTGAGGCGCAGTATTTACCAATTGATGAAAGCCATCAGCTAAATCCCACAAACCCATATGGCCTATCTAAACTTATGGTAGAGAATCAATTGTCTTGGTTTAATAAAGCCTACGATTTTAAATATACAGCCTTGCGTTATTTTAATGCCGCTGGAGCATCTATTGATGGATCATTAGGGGAATCTCATAATCCGGAATATCATCTTATCCCAAATGCTATACTTGGCGCTTTAGGTAAAAAAGATTTTGAATTTACTTTTTCAAAAGTTACTACACCCGACGGTTCTCCGATTCGCGATTTCGTTCATGTAGAAGATTTGGCCACGGCTCATATTTTGGCATTGAGATATTTGGAGGGAGGTGGCGAGTCCGATTGTTTTAATCTTGGAACAGGAAAGGGTTATTCGGTTTTGGAAGTTGCTTCTGAGGTAGAAAAAGTCACTGGGGTTAAATTACCACAAAAATTTGGTACAGCTCGTTCTGGTGAACCGGCAGAGAAGTATGCCAGTTACCAAAAAGCCCAAAAAATTTTGGGCTGGAATCCAAAATATGGATTGGCAGATATCATCCAATCCGCCTATAAATGGCACAAAAAATTGATAAATTTAAATACAACAGACGATCAATCCGCCTAA
- a CDS encoding aspartyl protease family protein: MWISRIAKLVIALGTFVLFCATATYLFKDTYNRYTGNTTGECLLVAPYKDINYKVFGMVFEPNLAVPVFTKNGIKKVEFLVDSGAVVSTIPKSIADEVYGGEYESLERTVLRGFGGSESFGYTGTMKIKLGKDYNLDVPVVFSESDTTRAILGRKGFMEDITTKLDHRGKSICFTK; the protein is encoded by the coding sequence ATGTGGATTTCGCGAATTGCCAAACTTGTTATCGCCCTTGGTACTTTTGTTCTATTTTGTGCCACCGCAACCTATCTTTTTAAAGATACCTACAATAGGTATACTGGAAATACAACCGGGGAGTGCCTTTTGGTTGCCCCCTACAAAGACATCAACTACAAAGTTTTTGGCATGGTTTTTGAGCCCAATTTAGCAGTTCCAGTTTTTACCAAAAACGGCATCAAAAAAGTGGAATTCTTAGTGGACAGTGGAGCTGTGGTTAGCACTATTCCAAAAAGCATTGCTGACGAAGTTTACGGGGGTGAGTACGAGTCGTTAGAAAGAACGGTGTTGCGTGGGTTTGGCGGGAGCGAATCTTTTGGATATACCGGAACAATGAAAATAAAATTAGGCAAAGATTATAATCTAGATGTTCCTGTGGTTTTTTCCGAAAGCGACACCACTCGTGCTATACTAGGACGAAAGGGCTTTATGGAGGACATCACCACAAAGCTAGATCATAGAGGAAAAAGTATCTGCTTTACCAAATGA
- a CDS encoding glycosyltransferase family 2 protein yields MTKVDAIVPCYNEAPRIGAVLSVLSISPHINSIVVVDDGSTDNSLDIAKKFPKVIATRLNQNIGKGGAIREGLKRVRTGFVLLLDADLSEITDYHIRQLIAPVVDGKFDVCVGVLKNHHPILHRLKRDFLPLLSGQRVLKTKILKEVLESDNSRGWGIEPSLNYFANINGLKITKIDLEGVKSPLNAKKRGVVAYVKRIFSYVQIYFAILIVHHS; encoded by the coding sequence ATGACTAAAGTTGATGCCATAGTTCCCTGTTATAACGAAGCTCCCCGAATTGGAGCGGTTCTTTCTGTCTTAAGTATCTCTCCGCATATCAATAGCATAGTTGTTGTTGACGATGGAAGTACCGACAACTCCCTAGATATTGCCAAAAAATTTCCTAAGGTAATCGCCACTCGTCTAAATCAAAATATTGGAAAAGGTGGCGCGATAAGAGAAGGTCTCAAACGAGTTAGAACAGGATTTGTTTTGCTTTTGGATGCGGATCTATCTGAGATCACCGATTACCATATAAGGCAACTTATTGCGCCAGTTGTGGATGGGAAATTTGATGTTTGCGTTGGCGTGCTAAAGAACCACCATCCTATTTTGCATAGACTCAAACGAGATTTTCTACCTCTTTTGTCAGGACAGCGAGTTTTAAAAACTAAAATTCTAAAAGAGGTGTTGGAGTCGGATAACTCTAGAGGTTGGGGAATTGAACCGAGCTTAAACTACTTTGCAAACATAAATGGTCTAAAAATTACTAAAATTGACTTAGAAGGAGTAAAAAGCCCATTAAACGCGAAAAAGCGAGGCGTGGTGGCTTATGTAAAAAGGATTTTCAGTTATGTACAGATATATTTTGCAATTTTGATAGTACACCACTCATGA
- a CDS encoding UTP--glucose-1-phosphate uridylyltransferase, protein MKSYPKVTKAVIAVAGNATRFLPATKNQPKQMLPIIDKPIIHHVVDECVASGITDIILVTQQGQSALEDYFDSNVGLEYILESKNNSDKLAKIRNIPNLANFIYVRQKRNMPYGNATPLLVAKSLIDNDEPFAYLFGDDLVLSEKPGLGQLIESYYKYLPSAVLGVQEVPWEEIHKYASVEYKNKDASFEIKTLVEKANKDTALSNMAQFGRFIFNYEVIEKCEETPLGKGNELWVADVLNSMAQEGKKIIAQPIEGKWVTTGDPLNYIIATVEFALQREDLSEDFKKYLKSLNLN, encoded by the coding sequence ATGAAGTCTTATCCTAAGGTAACCAAAGCTGTTATTGCGGTGGCTGGAAACGCCACCCGCTTTTTGCCGGCAACTAAAAATCAACCCAAGCAGATGCTCCCCATTATTGACAAACCGATTATTCATCATGTAGTTGATGAGTGTGTTGCTTCGGGCATCACCGACATTATTTTGGTTACGCAACAGGGGCAGTCAGCGCTAGAAGATTATTTTGACAGCAATGTGGGGCTGGAGTACATTCTGGAGTCGAAAAACAACAGTGATAAACTTGCCAAAATTAGAAATATCCCCAATTTGGCAAACTTTATCTATGTAAGGCAGAAAAGGAATATGCCCTACGGAAATGCCACCCCGCTTTTAGTCGCCAAAAGCCTCATAGACAACGACGAGCCTTTTGCTTACCTTTTTGGTGACGATCTAGTGCTTTCCGAAAAGCCGGGGCTGGGACAACTGATTGAATCTTATTACAAATACCTACCATCGGCGGTTCTAGGAGTACAAGAAGTTCCTTGGGAGGAAATCCACAAATACGCTTCTGTTGAGTACAAAAACAAAGACGCATCTTTTGAGATAAAAACCTTGGTGGAAAAAGCCAACAAGGATACCGCTCTTTCTAATATGGCGCAATTTGGGAGATTTATCTTTAACTACGAAGTCATCGAAAAGTGCGAGGAGACACCGCTGGGAAAGGGAAACGAGCTTTGGGTTGCAGATGTTTTAAACAGTATGGCACAAGAGGGAAAAAAGATTATTGCCCAACCAATTGAGGGAAAATGGGTTACAACAGGCGACCCTCTAAACTACATCATAGCAACTGTCGAATTTGCTTTGCAAAGGGAAGATTTGAGTGAGGATTTTAAAAAATACCTCAAATCTTTAAATTTAAATTAG
- the radA gene encoding DNA repair protein RadA, which yields MPKNTAVFVCQSCGASTQRWEGKCPTCGEWNTLVEEIQRESKSSTRLCQGYGGQAKPVNLNQVKSFTNSRISSGIGEMDRVLGGGFVPGQVVLLAGEPGIGKSTLLLQIASKLEKQRGRTPITASVLYVAGEESPEQIKLRAERLGINQTLISILPITDVDEIISNFNSSTGGQILNLIIIDSIQTLTTSDLTGTAGSIGQVRECATRISEYAKINHIPVILVGHITKDGTIAGPKVLEHLVDTVLYMEGESNHLFRLLRTTKNRFGAVSEVGVFSMNDKGLVEVPNPSDLFLEERLKNVPGSVVTIVMEGTRPVALEIQALTSKTPFGFPKRTASGFSLNRLNLLCAVLTKRAGINLWDQDVFINVAGGVTIAEPAGDLAVCLAIASSVKNKPINAKTVAFGEVGLSGEVRRVARMGERSKEARKLGFGNIVSGENFKSLSQSINIVLG from the coding sequence ATGCCAAAGAATACTGCTGTTTTTGTTTGTCAATCGTGTGGAGCCAGCACTCAAAGATGGGAAGGCAAATGCCCAACTTGTGGAGAATGGAATACATTGGTTGAAGAAATTCAACGAGAAAGCAAAAGTTCGACCCGCCTTTGCCAAGGCTACGGCGGGCAAGCAAAGCCTGTAAATCTAAATCAAGTTAAATCGTTTACCAATAGCAGAATCTCCAGCGGGATCGGAGAAATGGATCGGGTGCTGGGCGGGGGGTTTGTGCCAGGCCAGGTAGTGTTATTAGCTGGTGAGCCTGGGATTGGGAAATCGACACTTCTCTTACAAATTGCATCCAAACTAGAAAAACAAAGGGGTCGAACCCCTATAACTGCTTCTGTTCTCTATGTAGCGGGGGAAGAATCTCCGGAACAGATCAAGCTTCGCGCCGAAAGGTTAGGGATCAACCAGACCTTAATCTCAATTCTCCCAATAACAGATGTAGATGAGATAATTTCAAATTTCAATTCCTCGACTGGCGGACAAATTTTAAATCTAATTATTATTGATTCAATCCAAACCCTCACAACCTCCGATTTAACAGGAACAGCTGGCTCCATTGGTCAAGTTAGAGAATGCGCCACAAGAATTTCCGAATACGCCAAAATTAACCACATTCCAGTAATCTTAGTCGGTCACATCACCAAAGATGGAACAATCGCTGGTCCCAAAGTTTTAGAGCATTTGGTGGACACCGTGCTTTATATGGAAGGGGAGAGCAATCATTTATTTAGGCTTTTGCGCACCACAAAAAATAGATTTGGAGCGGTATCCGAGGTGGGAGTTTTTTCGATGAACGACAAAGGTCTGGTAGAAGTTCCCAACCCCTCGGATCTGTTTTTAGAAGAAAGGTTAAAAAATGTACCCGGTTCTGTGGTGACTATTGTGATGGAAGGAACTCGTCCCGTGGCTTTAGAAATTCAAGCTTTAACCTCTAAAACTCCCTTTGGTTTTCCCAAAAGAACCGCCAGCGGTTTTTCTTTAAACAGGTTAAACTTATTATGCGCTGTTTTAACTAAAAGGGCGGGAATAAATTTGTGGGATCAAGATGTCTTTATAAATGTGGCCGGCGGTGTTACCATTGCAGAACCAGCGGGCGATCTGGCAGTCTGTTTGGCAATTGCCTCCAGCGTCAAAAATAAGCCGATAAATGCCAAAACGGTAGCTTTTGGAGAGGTGGGGCTATCGGGCGAAGTGCGAAGGGTAGCAAGAATGGGGGAGAGGAGCAAAGAGGCGAGGAAGTTGGGATTTGGGAATATTGTTAGCGGGGAAAATTTTAAATCTTTATCTCAGAGTATTAATATTGTGCTAGGTTAA
- a CDS encoding IPT/TIG domain-containing protein, with product MFKRFLGKIDEISLKSFVSYSLMIALVVAIPLSVYISKQETSYQAGATLDKYPSLAVDEDSIPYPTNAPTITKVEKPYGKIGDSILIYGTNFGEAQKESFVEIGGVTLNRENTPFWSDTQIEAKIPEGAQNGLVSVTINGKSARWSEVLTIIR from the coding sequence ATGTTTAAAAGATTTTTAGGTAAAATTGATGAGATAAGCTTAAAAAGTTTTGTCTCGTACTCTTTAATGATTGCTCTGGTGGTTGCAATTCCCCTATCTGTATATATAAGCAAGCAAGAAACCAGTTATCAAGCCGGTGCTACATTGGATAAATACCCTTCTCTTGCGGTTGACGAGGATAGTATTCCCTACCCCACAAATGCGCCAACAATTACCAAGGTCGAAAAACCCTACGGTAAAATTGGCGATTCGATACTTATATACGGTACCAACTTTGGAGAGGCGCAAAAAGAAAGTTTTGTCGAGATTGGGGGAGTAACGCTAAATCGTGAAAACACTCCATTTTGGAGCGATACCCAAATAGAAGCTAAGATTCCAGAAGGCGCGCAAAACGGTCTAGTCTCTGTAACCATAAATGGAAAATCCGCTCGCTGGAGCGAAGTTTTAACAATCATTAGATAA